One Salvelinus fontinalis isolate EN_2023a chromosome 27, ASM2944872v1, whole genome shotgun sequence genomic region harbors:
- the LOC129825335 gene encoding sphingosine-1-phosphate transporter MFSD2B-like yields the protein MVLFIGKAWGAVSDPVVGFFITKSKWTRIGRLMPWMVGCTPFVVVSYFYLWFVPPFTNGRFIWYLGFYCLYQTLITCFHVPYSALTMFLSTDQKERDSATAYRMTMEVLGTLVGAAIQGQIVASAHTLKNCPQHNMSASHLGNGSGAEIVKRIVHSQDFLSHAKEMYMIAAGVIGGVFLICTVVMFLGVKERDDPYISKTEKQIPFHKGFILVMRHGPYLTLTAAFLFISVAIQLVQSNFVLFCTHAVDLRDHFQNIVLTILVSAVVSIPLWQWFLERFGKKKAAFCGITWIMPFTVMLVFIPNLVVAYVVAVSSGLSVAASLLLPWSMLPDVVDDFRLANPYCKGYEAIFYSFYVFFTKFAAGISLGVSTLCLEFAGYDTGACRQPAQVAYTLKLLIGAAPVAFIITGLLILLLYPISEDVRLRNKLCLEELRKQSSISSRTLEDLSNP from the exons GATGGTGGGCTGTACTCCGTTTGTGGTGGTCTCCTACTTCTACCTGTGGTTCGTTCCTCCCTTCACCAACGGACGATTCATCTGGTACCTGGgtttctactgtctctaccaGACACTCATCACT TGTTTCCATGTGCCTTACTCTGCCCTCACCATGTTCCTCAGTACGGACCAGAAGGAGAGAGACTCGGCCACAGCCTACC GTATGACCATGGAGGTGCTGGGTACTCTAGTTGGCGCTGCCATCCAGGGTCAGATCGTGGCGAGCGCACACACCCTGAAAAACTGCCCCCAGCACAACATGTCTGCCAGTCACCTAGGCAACGGCAGTGGGGCCGAGATCGTCAAGAGAATCGTTCACTCCCAGGACTTCCTGTCACATGCT AAGGAGATGTATATGATCGCTGCTGGTGTGATTGGAGGAGTGTTTCTCATCTGCACTGTGGTCATGTTCCTGGGAGTCAAAGAGAGAGAcg ATCCGTACATTTCGAAGACGGAGAAGCAGATCCCGTTCCACAAGGGCTTCATCCTGGTGATGCGACACGGTCCCTACCTCACTCTGACTGCTGCATTCCTCTTCATCTCCGTTGCCATTCAG TTGGTGCAAAGCAACTTTGTCCTGTTCTGTACGCATGCAGTGGACCTGAGAGACCACTTCCAGAATATTGTGCTGACCATCCTG GTATCTGCAGTAGTGAGCATCCCTTTGTGGCAGTGGTTTCTGGAGCGGTTCGGCAAGAAGAAGGCAGCCTTCTGTGGAATCACG tGGATCATGCCGTTCACAGTGATGCTGGTGTTCATTCCTAACCTGGTCGTAGCCTACGTAGTGGCTGTCTCTTCTGGACTCAGTGTGGCTGCATCACTCCTCCTACCATG gTCGATGCTGCCAGATGTGGTGgatgacttccgtctggccaaccCCTACTGTAAAGGCTATGAGGCCATCTTCTACTCCTTCTACGTGTTCTTCACCAAGTTTGCTGCTGGGATCTCTCTTGGAGTGTCTACCCTCTGCCTCGa GTTTGCGGGTTATGACACGGGGGCATGCAGGCAGCCTGCTCAAGTAGCCTACACTCTGAAACTGCTCATAGGCGCTGCCCCGGTGGCCTTCATCATAACAGGCCTGTTGATACTGCTGCTCTACCCCATCAGTGAGGACGTCCGGCTCAGGAACAAACTCTGTCTGGAGGAGCTACG GAAACAAAGCAGCATCAGCTCCAGAACGCTGGAGGATCTGAGCAATCCATGA